A genomic window from Ascaphus truei isolate aAscTru1 chromosome 1, aAscTru1.hap1, whole genome shotgun sequence includes:
- the LOC142491082 gene encoding glutathione S-transferase Mu 1-like, with the protein MVILGYWDIRGLAHSIRLLLEYTGTLYEEKLYVTGDAPDYDQSQWLDEKEKLGLDFPNLPYLLDEDVKLTQSNAILRYIARKHGLCGELEGEKLRVDLMENQVMDFRRDLVTIAYNPLFVSLRAG; encoded by the exons ATGGTGATACTGGGGTACTGGGACATCCGAGGG CTGGCTCACTCCATCCGTCTCCTGCTAGAATACACGGGGACCCTGTATGAGGAGAAACTATATGTGACTGGTGACG CCCCAGATTATGACCAGAGCCAGTGGCTGGACGAGAAAGAGAAGCTGGGACTGGACTTCCCCAAT ttgCCGTACCTGTTGGACGAAGATGTGAAGCTGACACAGAGTAACGCCATCCTGCGCTACATTGCACGCAAACATGGACTGT GTGGGGAGTTGGAGGGGGAGAAGCTCCGTGTGGATCTGATGGAGAACCAGGTCATGGATTTTCGGCGAGACCTTGTCACGATTGCCTATAATCCCCTGTTTGTGAGTCTGAGGGCTGGATAG